CAAAGCGTTCGCTTGGCCCAATGCATTTTTTCGCCTAAATGGAATCCGTGATCGCTCCAAAGAACAATAAGGGTGTTGTCTCCTGCACCACTTTGCTCGAGACCTTCCAATACGGTTCCAACGCAATGATCGACATAGGAAATACAGGCTAAGTACGATTGCACGAGTGGTTTCCATTCATTGGCTCCCACCACCCAGTCGTGTTTGGGTGCCACATGCCCCCAGGTCAGCTCTTTGGCATAATCAGAAAGCTGGTCGCGATCCGTGGCCAGTACCTCCGGCATTTCAAGTGTTTCCTGAGGGTAAAGGTCAAACCATTTTTGTGGCACATACAACGGGACGTGTGGATTTGAAAATCCGATGGCCATGAAGAAGGGTTGATCTTCCTCCGCCAACTCTTTCAAGCGATTGGCCCCCCACAGTGCGGTTTGGAAATCCTGGGTATCTTCATCTCTGTCAAAATAGGGGCCCCAGTCCCAAGCGCGACTTTGGTCGAATGATGCCAGGCGTTTTTTGGGTCGAGGTAAGGGCAAGCTGGCTTGCACAATTTCGTCGAAGGAATCTTTTTCTTCTACAAGGGACTTTCCATGAAAAATCTTACCGCGCGTTGTCAGGTAATAGCCCTGGCGTTTAAAATACTGAAAAATCGTTTCCGCATCGGCATTTTCGGAGGCACCTCTCAATCCAGGTTGCAGAAAGTAGATGCCGGTATTCGAAGGGAGCAGTCCTGAAATCATGCTGGCCCGTGCCGGATTGCAAATAGGAGCTTGGCAATGGGCATTCAGGAAGGTGGTTCCACGTTCGGCCAACCGGTCCATGTTCGGAGTTTTTGCCTGAGGATGCCCACCGTAAACACCTACCCAGTCGTTCAAATCATCAATAGCGATGAATAGAACATTCAGGGGCTTTTCCTGAGCTGAGTTTATCGAACCAGGCAAGGAGGACTGAAGGTATAAAGGGGAAGTCAGAAGGATAAGTATGTAGGCAAAGCGTTTCATTAAACAGCAAACCGTACGAGTGAACCCTAAGGGATACAATTCAAACTTTGGTCTTGTTGAGAATCATCCTGTCTCGCACTCCTGTAACCCAGCTGATTGACGGTTTGAAATTGATTAAGCTAATTTACCTAACGACACTATACATTAAGAATTGAACTATACCTCCCATGCATCAATACATGCTTCGCCTTCTTCTTCTGGTCGTAATTATCCCTGCAGCCTTCGCCGAACGACCGAACATTCTATTTCTTTTCAGCGATGATCACGCCTGGCAATCGAT
This genomic stretch from Opitutia bacterium ISCC 52 harbors:
- a CDS encoding sulfatase → MKRFAYILILLTSPLYLQSSLPGSINSAQEKPLNVLFIAIDDLNDWVGVYGGHPQAKTPNMDRLAERGTTFLNAHCQAPICNPARASMISGLLPSNTGIYFLQPGLRGASENADAETIFQYFKRQGYYLTTRGKIFHGKSLVEEKDSFDEIVQASLPLPRPKKRLASFDQSRAWDWGPYFDRDEDTQDFQTALWGANRLKELAEEDQPFFMAIGFSNPHVPLYVPQKWFDLYPQETLEMPEVLATDRDQLSDYAKELTWGHVAPKHDWVVGANEWKPLVQSYLACISYVDHCVGTVLEGLEQSGAGDNTLIVLWSDHGFHLGEKMHWAKRTLWEESTRVPMMIAGPELLAGQALTKPVGLIDIFPTLVDLCSLPSKKHLDGVSLRPLLTRPNAFWGRPAITTFGPNNHSIRSEHWRYIRYDDGSEELYDHRKDPHERVNLSGNPEHRPLMEDLSRWIPEHNAAIPPGSGGSGTPLYAEFEKRPKR